A window from Vulpes vulpes isolate BD-2025 chromosome 9, VulVul3, whole genome shotgun sequence encodes these proteins:
- the CSPG5 gene encoding chondroitin sulfate proteoglycan 5 isoform X1 produces the protein MGRAGGGGPGRGPPPLLLLLGATLVLAAGAAPAREAGSAVEAEEQVKSVLAWEPRANSTREKAGPPAAGEEETSWTAAGGQPAVVGPGVGPEEALEASAAVTGTAWLEADSPGLGGATVEAGSGDTQALPATLPTPEEALRRASVAPATPETTEASGPPSPTPGDQLRPGPELPKESPLEVWLNLGGSTHDPHGPEPTFPFQGTLEPRPASDIIDIDYFEGLDGEGRGADLGSFPVSPGTSEHHPDTGGETPSWSLLDLYDDFTPFDESDFYPTTSFYDDLEEEEEEEDDDKDAAEGGDLEDESDLLAPTEKPGLRPGPGQPTSRWHAVPPQHTLGLVPGSSIALRPRPGEPGRDLAPSENGTECRSGFVRHNGSCRSVCDLFPSYCHNGGQCYLVDNIGAFCRCNTQDYIWHKGMRCESIITDFQVMCVAVGSAALVLLLLFMMTVFFAKKLYLLKTENTKLRRTNKFRTPSELHNDNFSLSTIAEGSHPNDYLGSREIAENKMDQESCRMELTSQCHDVHSRLWAQCGDHIVDASKPIRYLASQFQTSGCITKL, from the exons ATGGgccgcgccgggggcgggggcccgggccgggggccgccgccgctgctgctgcttctggggGCCACGCTGGTCCTCGCCGCGGGGGCCGCGCCGG CGCGGGAGGCCGGAAGCGCCGTCGAGGCCGAAGAGCAGGTGAAGAGCGTCCTGGCGTGGGAGCCACGTGCCAACAGCACGCGGGAGAAGGCTGGCCCGCCAgctgctggggaggaggagacctCGTGGACTGCAGCTGGCGGCCAGCCGGCCGTGGTGGGGCCTGGGGTCGGGCCAGAGGAGGCGCTGGAGGCGTCCGCGGCCGTGACCGGCACAGCCTGGCTGGAGGCTGACAGCCCGGGCCTGGGTGGAGCGACCGTAGAGGCTGGCAGCGGCGACACCCAGGCCCTTCCGGCCACGCTCCCGACTCCGGAGGAGGCCCTCCGACGTGCATCGGTGGCCCCCGCCACCCCCGAGACGACAGAGGCCAGCGGACCACCCTCCCCCACTCCTGGCGACCAGCTACGCCCAGGCCCCGAACTCCCCAAGGAGAGCCCCTTGGAGGTGTGGCTGAACCTGGGAGGCAGCACACATGACCCGCATGGGCCAGAGCCCACGTTCCCCTTTCAGGGCACGCTGGAGCCCCGGCCGGCCTCAGATATCATTGACATCGACTACTTCGAAGGATTGGATGGTGAGGGCCGTGGCGCCGACTTGGGGAGCTTCCCGGTGTCGCCAGGAACCTCAGAGCACCACCCCGACACTGGGGGAGAGACCccttcctggagcctgcttgACTTATACGATGACTTCACTCCCTTTGATGAATCTGACTTCTACCCCACTACATCCTTCTATGATGacttggaggaagaggaggaggaagaggatgacgACAAGGATGCAGCGGAAGGTGGAGACCTGGAAGATGAAAGTGACCTTCTGGCGCCCACTGAGAAGcctgggctgaggccagggcctGGCCAGCCCACCAGTCGGTGGCATGCTGTCCCCCCACAGCATACTCTGGGGTTGGTCCCTGGCAGCAGCATCGCCCTCAGACCCCGTCCGGGAGAGCCGGGCAGGGACCTGGCCCCGAGCGAGAACGGCACTGAGTGCCGCAGCGGCTTTGTGCGGCATAACGGCTCCTGCCGATCCGTGTGCGACCTCTTCCCAAGTTACTGCCACAATGGCGGCCAGTGCTACCTGGTGGACAACATAGGGGCCTTCTGCAG GTGTAACACACAGGACTACATCTGGCACAAGGGGATGCGCTGCGAGTCCATCATCACCGACTTCCAGGTGATGTGCGTGGCTGTCGGCTCAGCCGCCCTCGTGCTGCTCCTGCTCTTCATGATGACAGTGTTCTTTGCCAAGAAGCTGTATCTGCTCAAGACAGAGAATACCAAGCTGCGTAGGACCAA CAAATTCCGGACCCCGTCTGAGCTCCACAACGAtaacttctccctctccaccattGCCGAAGGCTCTCACCCAAAC GACTACTTGGGCAGCAGGGAGATAGCAGAGAACAAAATGGACCAGGAATCCTGCAGGATGGAGCTTACATCCCAGTGTCATGATGTTCATTCAAG
- the CSPG5 gene encoding chondroitin sulfate proteoglycan 5 isoform X3 produces MGRAGGGGPGRGPPPLLLLLGATLVLAAGAAPAREAGSAVEAEEQVKSVLAWEPRANSTREKAGPPAAGEEETSWTAAGGQPAVVGPGVGPEEALEASAAVTGTAWLEADSPGLGGATVEAGSGDTQALPATLPTPEEALRRASVAPATPETTEASGPPSPTPGDQLRPGPELPKESPLEVWLNLGGSTHDPHGPEPTFPFQGTLEPRPASDIIDIDYFEGLDGEGRGADLGSFPVSPGTSEHHPDTGGETPSWSLLDLYDDFTPFDESDFYPTTSFYDDLEEEEEEEDDDKDAAEGGDLEDESDLLAPTEKPGLRPGPGQPTSRWHAVPPQHTLGLVPGSSIALRPRPGEPGRDLAPSENGTECRSGFVRHNGSCRSVCDLFPSYCHNGGQCYLVDNIGAFCRCNTQDYIWHKGMRCESIITDFQVMCVAVGSAALVLLLLFMMTVFFAKKLYLLKTENTKLRRTNKFRTPSELHNDNFSLSTIAEGSHPNDYLGSREIAENKMDQESCRMELTSQCHDVHSRFST; encoded by the exons ATGGgccgcgccgggggcgggggcccgggccgggggccgccgccgctgctgctgcttctggggGCCACGCTGGTCCTCGCCGCGGGGGCCGCGCCGG CGCGGGAGGCCGGAAGCGCCGTCGAGGCCGAAGAGCAGGTGAAGAGCGTCCTGGCGTGGGAGCCACGTGCCAACAGCACGCGGGAGAAGGCTGGCCCGCCAgctgctggggaggaggagacctCGTGGACTGCAGCTGGCGGCCAGCCGGCCGTGGTGGGGCCTGGGGTCGGGCCAGAGGAGGCGCTGGAGGCGTCCGCGGCCGTGACCGGCACAGCCTGGCTGGAGGCTGACAGCCCGGGCCTGGGTGGAGCGACCGTAGAGGCTGGCAGCGGCGACACCCAGGCCCTTCCGGCCACGCTCCCGACTCCGGAGGAGGCCCTCCGACGTGCATCGGTGGCCCCCGCCACCCCCGAGACGACAGAGGCCAGCGGACCACCCTCCCCCACTCCTGGCGACCAGCTACGCCCAGGCCCCGAACTCCCCAAGGAGAGCCCCTTGGAGGTGTGGCTGAACCTGGGAGGCAGCACACATGACCCGCATGGGCCAGAGCCCACGTTCCCCTTTCAGGGCACGCTGGAGCCCCGGCCGGCCTCAGATATCATTGACATCGACTACTTCGAAGGATTGGATGGTGAGGGCCGTGGCGCCGACTTGGGGAGCTTCCCGGTGTCGCCAGGAACCTCAGAGCACCACCCCGACACTGGGGGAGAGACCccttcctggagcctgcttgACTTATACGATGACTTCACTCCCTTTGATGAATCTGACTTCTACCCCACTACATCCTTCTATGATGacttggaggaagaggaggaggaagaggatgacgACAAGGATGCAGCGGAAGGTGGAGACCTGGAAGATGAAAGTGACCTTCTGGCGCCCACTGAGAAGcctgggctgaggccagggcctGGCCAGCCCACCAGTCGGTGGCATGCTGTCCCCCCACAGCATACTCTGGGGTTGGTCCCTGGCAGCAGCATCGCCCTCAGACCCCGTCCGGGAGAGCCGGGCAGGGACCTGGCCCCGAGCGAGAACGGCACTGAGTGCCGCAGCGGCTTTGTGCGGCATAACGGCTCCTGCCGATCCGTGTGCGACCTCTTCCCAAGTTACTGCCACAATGGCGGCCAGTGCTACCTGGTGGACAACATAGGGGCCTTCTGCAG GTGTAACACACAGGACTACATCTGGCACAAGGGGATGCGCTGCGAGTCCATCATCACCGACTTCCAGGTGATGTGCGTGGCTGTCGGCTCAGCCGCCCTCGTGCTGCTCCTGCTCTTCATGATGACAGTGTTCTTTGCCAAGAAGCTGTATCTGCTCAAGACAGAGAATACCAAGCTGCGTAGGACCAA CAAATTCCGGACCCCGTCTGAGCTCCACAACGAtaacttctccctctccaccattGCCGAAGGCTCTCACCCAAAC GACTACTTGGGCAGCAGGGAGATAGCAGAGAACAAAATGGACCAGGAATCCTGCAGGATGGAGCTTACATCCCAGTGTCATGATGTTCATTCAAG attttctacatag
- the CSPG5 gene encoding chondroitin sulfate proteoglycan 5 isoform X2 has protein sequence MGRAGGGGPGRGPPPLLLLLGATLVLAAGAAPAREAGSAVEAEEQVKSVLAWEPRANSTREKAGPPAAGEEETSWTAAGGQPAVVGPGVGPEEALEASAAVTGTAWLEADSPGLGGATVEAGSGDTQALPATLPTPEEALRRASVAPATPETTEASGPPSPTPGDQLRPGPELPKESPLEVWLNLGGSTHDPHGPEPTFPFQGTLEPRPASDIIDIDYFEGLDGEGRGADLGSFPVSPGTSEHHPDTGGETPSWSLLDLYDDFTPFDESDFYPTTSFYDDLEEEEEEEDDDKDAAEGGDLEDESDLLAPTEKPGLRPGPGQPTSRWHAVPPQHTLGLVPGSSIALRPRPGEPGRDLAPSENGTECRSGFVRHNGSCRSVCDLFPSYCHNGGQCYLVDNIGAFCRCNTQDYIWHKGMRCESIITDFQVMCVAVGSAALVLLLLFMMTVFFAKKLYLLKTENTKLRRTNKFRTPSELHNDNFSLSTIAEGSHPNDDPSASHKIQEVLKSCLKEEESFNIQNSMSPKLEGGKGDQADLEVNCLQNNLT, from the exons ATGGgccgcgccgggggcgggggcccgggccgggggccgccgccgctgctgctgcttctggggGCCACGCTGGTCCTCGCCGCGGGGGCCGCGCCGG CGCGGGAGGCCGGAAGCGCCGTCGAGGCCGAAGAGCAGGTGAAGAGCGTCCTGGCGTGGGAGCCACGTGCCAACAGCACGCGGGAGAAGGCTGGCCCGCCAgctgctggggaggaggagacctCGTGGACTGCAGCTGGCGGCCAGCCGGCCGTGGTGGGGCCTGGGGTCGGGCCAGAGGAGGCGCTGGAGGCGTCCGCGGCCGTGACCGGCACAGCCTGGCTGGAGGCTGACAGCCCGGGCCTGGGTGGAGCGACCGTAGAGGCTGGCAGCGGCGACACCCAGGCCCTTCCGGCCACGCTCCCGACTCCGGAGGAGGCCCTCCGACGTGCATCGGTGGCCCCCGCCACCCCCGAGACGACAGAGGCCAGCGGACCACCCTCCCCCACTCCTGGCGACCAGCTACGCCCAGGCCCCGAACTCCCCAAGGAGAGCCCCTTGGAGGTGTGGCTGAACCTGGGAGGCAGCACACATGACCCGCATGGGCCAGAGCCCACGTTCCCCTTTCAGGGCACGCTGGAGCCCCGGCCGGCCTCAGATATCATTGACATCGACTACTTCGAAGGATTGGATGGTGAGGGCCGTGGCGCCGACTTGGGGAGCTTCCCGGTGTCGCCAGGAACCTCAGAGCACCACCCCGACACTGGGGGAGAGACCccttcctggagcctgcttgACTTATACGATGACTTCACTCCCTTTGATGAATCTGACTTCTACCCCACTACATCCTTCTATGATGacttggaggaagaggaggaggaagaggatgacgACAAGGATGCAGCGGAAGGTGGAGACCTGGAAGATGAAAGTGACCTTCTGGCGCCCACTGAGAAGcctgggctgaggccagggcctGGCCAGCCCACCAGTCGGTGGCATGCTGTCCCCCCACAGCATACTCTGGGGTTGGTCCCTGGCAGCAGCATCGCCCTCAGACCCCGTCCGGGAGAGCCGGGCAGGGACCTGGCCCCGAGCGAGAACGGCACTGAGTGCCGCAGCGGCTTTGTGCGGCATAACGGCTCCTGCCGATCCGTGTGCGACCTCTTCCCAAGTTACTGCCACAATGGCGGCCAGTGCTACCTGGTGGACAACATAGGGGCCTTCTGCAG GTGTAACACACAGGACTACATCTGGCACAAGGGGATGCGCTGCGAGTCCATCATCACCGACTTCCAGGTGATGTGCGTGGCTGTCGGCTCAGCCGCCCTCGTGCTGCTCCTGCTCTTCATGATGACAGTGTTCTTTGCCAAGAAGCTGTATCTGCTCAAGACAGAGAATACCAAGCTGCGTAGGACCAA CAAATTCCGGACCCCGTCTGAGCTCCACAACGAtaacttctccctctccaccattGCCGAAGGCTCTCACCCAAAC gaTGATCCCAGTGCTTCCCACAAAATCCAGGAGGTTCTCAAGTCCTGCCTGAAAGAGGAGGAGTCATTTAACATCCAGAACTCCATGTCCCCCAAACTGGAGGGTGGCAAAGGTGACCAGGCTGACTTGGAGGTGAACTGTCTTCAGAACAACCTCACCTAA